A DNA window from Pseudomonas wuhanensis contains the following coding sequences:
- a CDS encoding helix-turn-helix domain-containing protein, translating to MAKKFKSEAFESIHSSANALLAIGAIDKATMREFDETCIAEVPEIRPAQIKKIRQRSHVSQPIFARYLNTSASTVKQWEAGDKRPSGMALKLLAIVEKHGIEILA from the coding sequence ATGGCTAAGAAATTCAAAAGCGAGGCTTTCGAGTCGATTCACAGCTCGGCCAATGCACTGCTGGCCATCGGCGCTATCGACAAGGCCACCATGCGGGAATTCGATGAGACCTGCATTGCCGAAGTGCCTGAAATCAGGCCTGCGCAGATCAAGAAAATTCGTCAGCGCAGCCACGTCAGTCAGCCGATTTTTGCCCGGTACTTGAACACCAGCGCATCGACGGTCAAGCAGTGGGAGGCCGGCGACAAGCGCCCGAGTGGCATGGCCCTCAAGCTGCTGGCCATCGTGGAAAAGCACGGTATCGAGATACTGGCTTAA
- a CDS encoding type II toxin-antitoxin system RelE/ParE family toxin, with product MPMRVFKTKTFASAVKKAEIPDADLCEAIKEVMQGQAVDLGGGVWKKRLNENRHRSIILAKGGDYWVYQFLFAKSDLDNIGKKELAGFKKLAKAYEGLSNEQIQLLLKRKDFLEICSNG from the coding sequence ATGCCAATGAGGGTGTTTAAAACGAAAACCTTTGCTTCTGCAGTAAAGAAGGCTGAAATCCCTGATGCGGATCTGTGCGAAGCGATCAAGGAAGTGATGCAGGGTCAGGCGGTTGATCTCGGCGGTGGCGTTTGGAAAAAACGCCTGAATGAAAACCGGCATCGCTCGATCATCCTGGCGAAGGGCGGCGACTACTGGGTGTATCAGTTCCTGTTTGCCAAGAGCGACCTGGACAACATCGGTAAAAAGGAGCTGGCCGGATTCAAGAAGCTTGCCAAAGCCTATGAAGGCTTGAGCAACGAGCAAATCCAGCTTCTGCTGAAGCGGAAAGACTTTTTGGAGATATGCAGCAATGGCTAA
- a CDS encoding IS256 family transposase: protein MTEPKPKRAKRVKPDPELVKLADSLLTNYKKPEDLIGENGLLKQLTKMLVERALEAEMTEHLGHDKSAAITNAAANARNGHSGKTLKGDFGELPLDIPRDRQSSFEPQLVAKHQTRWTGFDDKVISLYARGLSVREIQAHLQEMYGTEVSPSLIPAITDAVSDEVKLWQARPLDALYPILYLDCIHVKVRDAGAVRNKAVYLAIGVNMAGHKEVLGLWIAQTEGAKFWLQVVTELKNRGVQDIFIACVDGLKGFPEAIETVYPKAVVQLCIVHMVRNSLNFVSWKRQKEVAADLKLIYTSATAELAEQRLCEFEAKWDAEYQSISLSWRRNWARVIPFFDYPAEIRKVIYTTNAIESINMSLRKVIKTRASFPTDEAVMKLFYLALNNISKKWTMPIRDWKAALNRFSIQFEDRLLTV from the coding sequence ATGACCGAGCCAAAACCCAAGCGCGCCAAACGAGTCAAGCCTGATCCTGAACTGGTTAAATTGGCCGATAGCCTGCTGACCAATTACAAAAAGCCCGAGGACCTCATCGGTGAAAACGGCCTGCTCAAACAGCTCACCAAGATGCTGGTCGAGCGGGCCCTTGAAGCCGAAATGACCGAACACCTGGGGCACGACAAAAGCGCAGCGATCACCAACGCTGCCGCCAATGCGCGCAACGGTCACAGCGGTAAAACCCTAAAGGGCGACTTCGGCGAACTGCCGCTGGACATACCTCGCGACCGCCAGTCCTCCTTCGAGCCGCAGCTGGTGGCCAAGCATCAAACCCGCTGGACGGGCTTCGATGACAAAGTTATTTCTCTCTACGCTCGCGGTTTAAGTGTCAGAGAAATTCAGGCGCACTTGCAGGAGATGTACGGCACAGAGGTCTCTCCCAGCCTGATCCCGGCGATTACCGACGCGGTGAGTGACGAGGTCAAGCTCTGGCAGGCCCGACCGCTGGACGCGCTGTACCCGATTCTCTACCTGGACTGCATTCACGTCAAAGTGCGCGATGCCGGCGCCGTGCGCAACAAGGCGGTTTACCTGGCCATCGGCGTCAATATGGCGGGGCACAAGGAAGTGCTGGGCTTGTGGATCGCGCAAACCGAAGGCGCCAAATTCTGGCTGCAAGTGGTAACTGAACTCAAGAATCGGGGCGTGCAGGACATCTTCATTGCCTGCGTGGACGGCCTCAAAGGCTTCCCAGAGGCGATTGAAACGGTTTACCCGAAAGCCGTCGTTCAGCTGTGCATCGTGCACATGGTGCGCAACAGTTTGAACTTCGTATCGTGGAAACGGCAGAAAGAAGTCGCGGCTGATCTCAAGCTGATTTACACCTCAGCCACCGCCGAGCTGGCTGAGCAACGGCTCTGCGAATTTGAGGCAAAATGGGACGCCGAGTACCAATCAATCAGCCTGTCATGGCGACGAAACTGGGCTCGGGTGATCCCGTTTTTTGACTATCCAGCCGAAATTCGCAAGGTGATCTACACCACCAATGCTATCGAATCGATCAACATGAGCCTGCGAAAAGTGATAAAAACGCGTGCGTCATTTCCGACCGATGAGGCGGTTATGAAGCTGTTTTATCTGGCGCTGAACAACATCAGCAAAAAGTGGACAATGCCGATCCGGGACTGGAAAGCGGCTTTGAATCGCTTCAGTATCCAGTTTGAAGACCGGCTGTTAACGGTTTAA
- a CDS encoding IS110 family transposase produces MDENEVILGVDTHLDTHVGVLINTNGNLLGCLAVTTDTSGYLKLVTWANSFGMLKRAGVEGTGTYGAGLARVLRDHGIEVLEVNRPDRSKRRLQGKSDPTDAESAARSVLSGNATAIAKTQSGVAEAMRGCP; encoded by the coding sequence ATGGACGAAAACGAAGTCATCTTGGGAGTTGATACACATCTGGATACCCACGTAGGGGTCTTGATCAACACGAATGGAAACCTGCTTGGCTGCTTGGCGGTAACAACCGATACCAGCGGATATCTCAAGCTCGTTACCTGGGCCAACTCCTTCGGTATGTTGAAGCGTGCCGGCGTGGAAGGCACCGGAACTTATGGCGCGGGTTTAGCCCGTGTCCTGCGTGATCATGGCATCGAGGTGCTGGAGGTTAACCGCCCTGATCGCTCCAAACGCCGGCTCCAGGGGAAATCCGATCCCACCGACGCCGAGAGCGCGGCTCGATCCGTTCTTTCGGGAAACGCCACGGCGATCGCCAAGACCCAATCGGGTGTGGCCGAGGCGATGCGAGGGTGTCCCTGA
- a CDS encoding winged helix-turn-helix domain-containing protein, whose protein sequence is MNVSSHDCSLEVTALKAGAAAHSLFFGEFELCPNRLLLLKGGRSVSLNHRALHLLVALARRPFELIEKDELTACAWPARVMEESSLRTQIAALRRALGASVDCPYVETVAGRGYRFVATVSGQRQAMLPWPDLPLSIGLPRIEAALIDRSEQPKLVGRRVLHGRFITITG, encoded by the coding sequence ATGAACGTTTCCTCCCATGATTGCAGCCTTGAAGTCACCGCCTTAAAAGCTGGCGCTGCGGCACATTCGCTATTTTTTGGCGAATTCGAGCTCTGTCCCAACCGCCTGTTGTTGCTGAAGGGTGGACGGTCGGTCAGTCTCAACCATCGAGCGCTGCATTTGCTGGTCGCTCTGGCACGCCGTCCTTTCGAATTGATTGAAAAGGATGAACTGACTGCCTGTGCCTGGCCCGCTCGGGTCATGGAAGAATCCAGTTTACGAACGCAAATCGCAGCCTTGCGACGCGCGTTGGGCGCTTCAGTTGATTGCCCCTATGTGGAAACCGTGGCGGGTCGAGGTTATCGGTTCGTAGCCACGGTCAGCGGTCAACGGCAGGCCATGTTGCCCTGGCCCGATTTGCCACTGAGCATCGGGCTGCCGAGGATCGAGGCCGCTCTCATCGATCGTTCCGAGCAACCGAAGCTTGTCGGTCGGCGAGTTCTTCATGGCCGCTTCATTACGATTACAGGGTAA
- a CDS encoding benzaldehyde dehydrogenase, producing MNDRLPPTLLDPAVWTDNVFTGQWEKGKEQADIFEPATGGSLGRIAMADPVRVTESAAVARQAQVEWAAQHHEVRAAVIRRAASLAEHYRDEITDWLVRESGSTQGKAAFEASVNIRLLQECSSLPSRAVGEILPSVPGKLSLARRRPLGVIGVISPFNFPLCLAMRAVAPALALGNAVVLKPDPRTAVSGGFVIARLFELAGLPAGLLHVLPGHAAAGEALVSDPNVAMIQFTGSTVAGRKVGELAGRHLKKVSLELGGKNSLIVLEDADLDIAVSNAAWGAFLHQGQICMASGRVLVQRTVYSLFIEKLVEKVRGMTMGDPALANVHLGPLINVAQRDHVAKIVADACAAGARLDIGGSHEDLFFEPTVLSEVTSDNPSFNHEIFGPVAVVTPFDSDEEAVELCNFTEYGLSAGIISKDVGRALQLAERLHTGMIHINDQTVNDEVINPFGGVGASGNGSSIGGAANWEAFTHWQWVTIKSEAPLYPF from the coding sequence ATGAACGATCGACTCCCCCCCACACTTCTTGACCCTGCAGTGTGGACTGACAATGTGTTTACAGGTCAATGGGAGAAGGGGAAAGAGCAAGCCGACATTTTCGAGCCCGCTACCGGCGGTTCCCTCGGTCGCATAGCAATGGCGGATCCGGTACGGGTGACCGAGTCTGCTGCGGTCGCTCGACAGGCTCAAGTAGAGTGGGCAGCGCAGCACCACGAAGTGCGAGCAGCCGTGATCCGCCGTGCCGCGTCGCTGGCGGAGCATTATCGTGACGAAATTACCGATTGGTTGGTTCGAGAAAGCGGCTCGACCCAGGGCAAGGCCGCGTTCGAGGCGTCGGTGAATATCCGTCTGCTGCAAGAGTGTTCTTCACTCCCTTCGCGAGCGGTTGGCGAAATACTCCCCTCGGTGCCGGGCAAGTTGAGCCTTGCGCGTCGTCGCCCCCTGGGCGTCATAGGGGTCATTTCACCATTCAATTTCCCGCTCTGTCTCGCCATGCGCGCTGTGGCCCCAGCGCTGGCGTTGGGCAACGCCGTGGTACTCAAACCCGATCCCCGCACGGCTGTCAGCGGCGGTTTTGTCATCGCCAGGCTCTTTGAGTTGGCTGGGCTTCCCGCCGGGTTACTGCACGTACTGCCGGGGCATGCGGCAGCTGGTGAGGCCCTGGTCTCGGACCCCAATGTGGCAATGATTCAGTTCACAGGGTCGACGGTTGCAGGCCGTAAGGTCGGTGAGCTGGCCGGACGGCACTTGAAAAAGGTCTCGTTGGAGCTGGGCGGCAAAAACTCGCTGATCGTGCTGGAAGACGCCGACCTGGACATCGCCGTGTCCAATGCGGCTTGGGGCGCTTTCCTGCACCAAGGACAAATTTGCATGGCGTCTGGCAGGGTTCTGGTGCAGCGCACCGTCTATTCACTTTTTATCGAGAAGCTGGTGGAAAAAGTGCGAGGCATGACGATGGGCGATCCTGCGCTTGCCAATGTTCATCTCGGCCCATTGATCAATGTGGCGCAGCGCGATCACGTGGCCAAAATAGTAGCTGACGCCTGTGCGGCAGGCGCGAGGCTGGACATCGGAGGCAGTCACGAAGATCTGTTTTTCGAGCCCACCGTGCTGAGCGAAGTCACATCGGACAATCCGTCATTCAACCATGAAATATTTGGTCCAGTGGCTGTTGTTACACCGTTCGACAGTGACGAGGAAGCCGTCGAACTGTGCAACTTCACCGAGTATGGCTTATCAGCCGGCATCATCTCAAAAGATGTGGGGCGTGCGTTGCAACTCGCTGAGCGCTTACACACCGGGATGATTCACATTAACGATCAAACCGTGAACGATGAGGTCATCAACCCTTTTGGCGGGGTCGGAGCGTCTGGCAACGGTTCAAGTATTGGCGGCGCGGCCAATTGGGAGGCGTTTACCCATTGGCAGTGGGTAACGATTAAAAGCGAGGCACCGCTGTATCCGTTTTAA
- a CDS encoding helix-turn-helix domain-containing protein encodes MNHDNFKSCPARRDRAETFLLSTTKDVFFESVRRAYPTVSVELPDSNACDSRIRARMADRFPIAHVRTGNIIVEALARTAADQGMGKFYKLVWQLGGSAWFENAAGRTEICAGQAMIVPFSSSYRLQSGTNYNALTVVFGIDQMPRWKGLAAELSGRPLMLNDAFNAAAAGLGSLFHAKGDARSASRVVEHAVNLVFHTLLDSLDGTPLAPTHGSARLARARVLVEQHLDDGGYSISQFAEALGLSRRSLYQMFRDHDMTPAGFIKQIRLEHARHDVLLVGVDAPSLTEVALRNGFSDSASFSRAFRNAFGVAPSVLRAAH; translated from the coding sequence ATGAATCATGACAACTTCAAGTCTTGCCCCGCTCGGCGCGATCGTGCAGAGACTTTCCTCTTGAGCACGACCAAAGACGTCTTTTTCGAGAGTGTCAGGCGCGCCTATCCAACTGTGTCTGTCGAATTGCCAGACTCAAACGCTTGTGACAGTCGAATCCGAGCGCGAATGGCTGACCGTTTCCCTATCGCCCACGTGCGTACTGGAAACATCATCGTTGAGGCGTTGGCTCGAACGGCGGCCGATCAGGGTATGGGGAAGTTCTATAAACTCGTCTGGCAACTTGGTGGCAGTGCTTGGTTCGAGAACGCTGCCGGGCGCACTGAAATATGCGCGGGACAGGCGATGATCGTCCCATTCTCAAGTTCCTATCGCCTGCAGAGCGGGACGAATTACAACGCCCTTACAGTAGTTTTTGGGATTGACCAAATGCCGCGCTGGAAAGGTCTTGCTGCCGAGCTTAGCGGGCGGCCACTGATGCTCAATGATGCGTTCAACGCCGCCGCCGCGGGTCTTGGCTCGTTGTTTCACGCCAAAGGCGATGCTCGCTCGGCTTCACGAGTGGTCGAGCATGCGGTCAATTTGGTGTTTCACACGTTGCTGGACAGCCTTGATGGTACGCCGCTGGCGCCGACGCATGGAAGCGCACGTCTTGCCCGCGCGCGCGTATTGGTAGAGCAGCATCTCGATGATGGTGGTTACTCCATCTCGCAGTTTGCCGAGGCGCTAGGACTTTCACGCCGCTCGCTTTATCAGATGTTCCGCGATCACGACATGACCCCTGCGGGCTTTATCAAGCAAATCCGGCTAGAACATGCCCGACACGATGTGCTCCTTGTCGGCGTTGACGCCCCCAGCTTGACTGAAGTCGCACTGAGGAACGGCTTCAGCGATAGCGCCAGTTTCAGCAGGGCCTTCCGGAATGCCTTTGGGGTGGCGCCTAGTGTGTTGCGTGCTGCGCACTGA
- a CDS encoding winged helix-turn-helix transcriptional regulator produces MNDGQCNDPGKRTICTEATIDALRRLEGKWKLVILSELFATEHLRFSQLERAIYGVTQKMLIQQLKQLEKDGLVRRTVYPQVPPKVEYSLTDFGHALAPAMIALRKWAQEIQSSGETTISEGLKKPS; encoded by the coding sequence ATGAATGACGGGCAGTGTAACGATCCAGGCAAACGCACCATTTGTACCGAGGCTACGATTGATGCACTCCGACGATTAGAGGGAAAATGGAAACTCGTCATTCTTTCCGAGCTCTTTGCCACAGAACATCTTCGTTTTTCTCAACTGGAGCGAGCTATATACGGAGTGACGCAGAAAATGCTGATCCAGCAGCTCAAGCAACTTGAGAAAGATGGGCTCGTGCGACGGACCGTTTATCCTCAGGTCCCTCCTAAAGTGGAGTATTCACTCACTGATTTCGGCCACGCACTCGCGCCGGCGATGATAGCGTTAAGAAAATGGGCGCAAGAAATACAGTCCAGCGGTGAGACCACCATTTCCGAAGGTCTCAAAAAACCTTCGTAA
- a CDS encoding NADPH-dependent F420 reductase, with amino-acid sequence MKIGIIGAGQIGSTLARKFSQVGHTVKLANSRSPSSLKEVASEVGATAVTAADAVKDVDVVIVAIPTKAIVCLESLFDGVPKNVVIIDTCNYYPFRDGKIDLLEQGTLESLWVCEQLGRPVVKAFNTISFQSLTTEGLPPGTDGRIALPVGGDDEQAKALVFGLVDAAGFDVVDAGGLCDSWRQQPGTAVYCTDYDANGVRDALSRADRNHSVERRDLASAKFFELPADTDVNEIVPLIRAITRSIFDPQHNK; translated from the coding sequence ATGAAAATCGGCATCATCGGCGCAGGCCAAATCGGATCGACCTTGGCACGCAAATTCAGCCAAGTGGGGCATACGGTAAAGCTAGCGAACTCTCGGAGCCCCTCCTCACTCAAAGAAGTCGCCTCCGAAGTCGGTGCGACTGCCGTGACCGCCGCCGATGCGGTAAAGGACGTGGACGTCGTGATTGTCGCGATTCCTACGAAAGCAATTGTCTGTCTCGAAAGCTTGTTCGATGGCGTTCCCAAAAACGTAGTAATCATCGATACATGCAACTACTATCCATTCAGGGATGGGAAAATTGATCTCCTTGAACAAGGTACCCTCGAAAGCCTTTGGGTTTGTGAGCAACTTGGACGGCCCGTAGTGAAAGCGTTTAACACGATAAGCTTTCAGAGTCTTACGACCGAAGGGCTACCTCCGGGCACTGACGGACGGATCGCTCTGCCGGTCGGTGGCGACGACGAGCAAGCCAAGGCGCTCGTTTTTGGGCTTGTCGACGCTGCAGGATTTGATGTTGTTGATGCGGGCGGTCTGTGCGACTCCTGGCGCCAGCAACCTGGAACAGCAGTTTATTGCACAGACTACGATGCAAACGGCGTCCGCGATGCGCTCTCCCGTGCCGACAGAAACCATTCGGTAGAAAGGCGGGACCTGGCTTCGGCAAAATTCTTTGAACTACCCGCAGATACTGACGTTAATGAAATTGTTCCTCTTATTCGTGCGATAACCCGTTCAATTTTCGATCCGCAACACAACAAATAA